TGTGCCTCGCCTCGGCGGTGCTGATGCTGGTGACCCTGTTCCAGGGCAACTGGCTGCCGGGCATTCCGCTGGACAGCGTACGCACCGACCCCACCCGGATGGCGCAAGGGATCATGACCGGCATCGGCTTTCTCGGCGCTGGCGTCATCTACAAGGAAGGCTTCAGCGTGCGCGGCCTCACCACGGCGGGCTCGATCTGGATGACGGCCGCCGTCGGCATCCTGTTCGGCATCGGCTTCTACTTTCCCGCCCTGCTCGCCACCGCGCTGACGCTGGGCACGCTGTCGGTGTTCCGCTGGGTCGAAACCCGCATGCCCACGCAGACTTACGCCCATCACCAGATCCGTTTTGCGCGCGACGACGTGCTCGCCGAAGGCGAACTCTGCGCCCTGCTCGCCGAGCACGGCTTCTCGGTCGCCAACCTCAGCTACCGCGTGGTCGAAGACGGGCGCTATTTCGAATACCGCATGGTGATCCGCACCGAAAGTCCGGCGGCGTTCTCGCGCCTCGCCGAGTCGCTCCGCACGCTCGCCAGCGTGCGCGAGTTCCGCATCTCCCCCACTGGCGACTGAATTCCCGCCGCCCGTCGCCGCGATGCCACAGTTTCGTCATCGCTGCGTAGTAAATCACGCATCCTTGGTTGGCACAGGTCACTGATTTGGCGATCATTCTGTGCAGTGCAGCAGAAGATCGCCCCATGTGCCAATTGCTTGGAATGAATTGCAACAAGCCCGCCACGCTCCAGTTTTCGCTGGAGGGCTTTGTGCAGCGCGGCGGAGGCACTGACGAGCATCGCGACGGCTGGGGCATCGGCTACTTTGACGGCGACGGCGCCCACGTCTTCCGTGACGCCAATCCTGCCGCCACCTCGCCCGCGTGCCGCTACTGCGGCCAGCGTTTCCGTTCGCGCAACATCATTGCCCACATCCGCAAGGCCACCCAAGGCGAGATCCGGCTGGAGAACTGCCACCCCTTCCGCGGCCGGCTGTGGGGGCGCGACTGGCTGTTCGCGCACAACGGCAATCTGGAGGGCTTCCGCCCGCCGCTTGCGGGCCGCCAGCCGCAAGGCACCACCGACAGCGAGCACGCCTTCCACTACCTGCTCGAACAGCTCACCTTGCGTTTCGGCGACATTCCGCCCGCGCTGGCCGACCTGCGCGACGCGCTGCACACCCTGTCCGAACGGATCGCGCGCCACGGCACCTTCAACTACTTGCTGTCCTGCGGCGAACGCATGTTCGCCCACTGCAGCACCGACCTTCACTACGTGGTGCGCGCCTACCCCTTCCGTTCCGCCCGGCTGCTGGACTGCGACCGCGCGATCGACTTCGCGCGCCACAACCATCTCGACGACCGCATGGCGGTGGTCACCACCCGGCCGCTGACCGCGGACGAAGACTGGCACCGGCTGCCGGCCGGCTCGCTCACGCTGTTTGCCGACGGCCAGCGCCAGGACGACTGCGTGCGGCCGCGCGAGGTGCAGCTCGCGGTATAAGCTGCGCCGATGAGCGAGTTCACCGACCATCTTGTCGAAACCTTCGCCGCGCTGGGCGCGGTGCGCGCGCGGCGCATGTTCGGCGGGCACGGGCTTTACCTGGACGGCGTGATGTTCGGCCTGGTGGTGGACGACGTCCTCTACCTCAAGGCCGATGCGCAGACCCTGCCCCGCTTCGCCGAACTCGGCCTGCCCTGCTTCGAATACGCGCGCAACGGCCGAACGGTGCAGGTCTCCTACCACCGCGCGCCGGACGAAGTGCTGGAGTCGCCGGACGCCGCCTCGCAATGGGGCCGGCTCGCGCTTGCTGCGGCACTGCGCGCCGCGCGCCCCGCCAA
Above is a window of Azoarcus olearius DNA encoding:
- a CDS encoding MgtC/SapB family protein translates to MSETLLQTLWHSDNATMTAHLLGALVAGGLIGLERSYHGRPAGFRTHTLVCLASAVLMLVTLFQGNWLPGIPLDSVRTDPTRMAQGIMTGIGFLGAGVIYKEGFSVRGLTTAGSIWMTAAVGILFGIGFYFPALLATALTLGTLSVFRWVETRMPTQTYAHHQIRFARDDVLAEGELCALLAEHGFSVANLSYRVVEDGRYFEYRMVIRTESPAAFSRLAESLRTLASVREFRISPTGD
- a CDS encoding class II glutamine amidotransferase translates to MNCNKPATLQFSLEGFVQRGGGTDEHRDGWGIGYFDGDGAHVFRDANPAATSPACRYCGQRFRSRNIIAHIRKATQGEIRLENCHPFRGRLWGRDWLFAHNGNLEGFRPPLAGRQPQGTTDSEHAFHYLLEQLTLRFGDIPPALADLRDALHTLSERIARHGTFNYLLSCGERMFAHCSTDLHYVVRAYPFRSARLLDCDRAIDFARHNHLDDRMAVVTTRPLTADEDWHRLPAGSLTLFADGQRQDDCVRPREVQLAV
- a CDS encoding TfoX/Sxy family protein, whose amino-acid sequence is MSEFTDHLVETFAALGAVRARRMFGGHGLYLDGVMFGLVVDDVLYLKADAQTLPRFAELGLPCFEYARNGRTVQVSYHRAPDEVLESPDAASQWGRLALAAALRAARPAKARRPRGQSAG